One Stenotrophomonas maltophilia R551-3 genomic window, CGGGCCGTTGTCGTCACGATGGCGCACGATGTTCTCGGCCACCGTGGCCGACAGGCCGGACACCCGCGACAGCAGCGCGGCCGAAGCGGTGTTCACGTACACGCCAACCGCGTTCACGCAGTCCTCCACGCGTGCGTCCAGCGCCCGTGCCAGGCGGTACTGGTCCACGTCGTGCTGGTACTGGCCGACACCGATCGCCTTGGGCTCGATCTTCACCAGCTCGGCCAGCGGGTCCTGCAGGCGGCGCGCGATCGACACCGCACCGCGCAGCGACACGTCCAGGCCCGGGAACTCCTTGGCCGCGAACTCCGAGGCCGAGTACACCGAGGCACCGGCCTCGCTGACCACCACCTTCTGCAGCTTCGGGTTGGCCGCGGCCTTGATCGCCTCACCGGCCAGCTTGTCGGTTTCGCGGCTGGCGGTGCCGTTGCCGATCGCGATCAGTTCCACGTTGTGCTTGGCGCACAGCTGCTTGATGGTCTGCAGCGACTGCTCCCACTGACGGCGCGGCTCATGCGGGTAGATGGTCTCGGTGGCGACCAGCTTGCCGGTAGCATCGACCACGGCGATCTTGCAGCCGGTGCGGATGCCCGGGTCCAGCCCGAGCACGGTCTTCGGGCCGGCCGGCGCGGCCAGCAGCAGGTCCTTCAGGTTGTCACCGAACACCGCGATGGCTTCGGCCTCGGCCTTTTCGCGGGCCTGGTTGAACAGGTCCAGCAGCAGATGGGTATGCAGCTTGGCGCGCCAGGTCAGGCGACAGGCATCCAGCAGCCAGCGGTCGCCAGCGCGCCCCTGGTCGGCAATGCCGGCCTTGCGCGCCACACGGCCTTCCGCGTACTGGTGGCCAGCCTCGGCATCACTGCCCGGGTCCAGCTCCAGGAACAGGATTTCCTCGCGGCGTGCGCGGAACAGTGCCAGCAGGCGGTGCGACGGAATCTTCGCCAGCGCTTCGGCGTGTTCGAAATAATCGCGGTACTTGGCGCCTTCGGTTTCCTTGCCCTCGGCCACGCGGGCACGGATCACCCCGGTCTCGCCCAGCCACGTGCGCAGTTCACCGACCAGCGCGGCGTCTTCACCCCAGCGCTCCATCAGGATCGCGCGCGCGCCCTCCAGTGCGGCCTTGGTGTCGGCCACACCCTTGTCGGTGTCGACGAAACCAGCGGCAAAGACCTGCGGGTCCCGCGTCGGGTCGTTCAGCAGGCCATCGGCCAGCGGTTCCAGGCCGGCCTCGCGGGCAATCTGTGCACGGGTACGGCGCTTGGGCTTGTACGGCAGGTACAGGTCTTCCAGCCGGCTCTTGGTATCGGCGGCCAGGATGTCGTTGCGCAGCTCGTCGCTGAGCTTGCCCTGCTCGCCGATGCTGGACAACACGGCGGCGCGGCGGTCTTCCAGCTCACGCAGGTAGGTGAGGCGGGTTTCCAGGTTGCGCAGCTGGGTGTCGTCCAGGCCTCCGGTCACTTCCTTGCGGTAGCGGGCGATGAACGGGACGCTGGCGCCCTCGTCGAGCAGGCCGACGGCGGCACGTACCTGGGTGGACTGGGCACCGATCTCGTCGGCGATGGTCTGGGCGATCTGCTGGGCGAGCGCGCTCTGGGCGTTCTTGGCGTCGTGCATTGCTTCAGGTCTGTGCCGCGGTACGGGAAGACCCCATTCTGGCAATCCACGACGGAGCCGGACAAGGCATTGACAGGGGGCGAGGTTCAGCGGCGGGACCGGATTGGACGCCGGCATCCTGGCGAAGAGAGGGCTCGGACTGGCCCTGGGCTGGGATGCCGGCGCGGGCGCACGATGGTGGGCGCGCCCTGCCGCATGTTGCGAAGGTCAGCGGTAGTGGCGGGCGGCACGCTGCATGACGATCTCGTCACGCATGCTTTCCAGGGCCATCAGGCGGACCTTGCCGACACCCTGCAGTTCCATGAACCGCTCCGTGTAGAACTCCGGCCCCAGCGCGGTGTCGGCGCGGGATTTGCTGAAGCCGTAGGGCACCACGCCCTTCTCGCCATCCTTGCTACCACCGACATAAAGAACGATTGCCATGTGATGTCTTCCTCCAAATTGCTACTGCGTACTGCACTCGATGAGCGATGCTGCGAGCTCATCGAGGAAGAGCTTACCGCGTCGAACCTGACTGGAACGTCACGAAGGCTAATGACGATCGGTTGCATGCAGATGACTGCGGGATCGCAGCAGAATGCTTACGGATCTTTAACCTCCGGCTAACGAATCGGGGGTTTCCAGCGAACGGCGCAGCCCCTCGTGGGTGGTTTGGGATGATCGCGGAAAGCCGGTTTCCTGTGGGCTGGCCGGGTAGGTGGGGCTGGCGGGGTCGCCGTGAACCCGTCCCTGGGGGCTTAGCCGCGGCATCCATGCCGCGGATACCCCGCCAGCCCCACCCACCCGGCCGCTGACAGATTTCTGCTGCGTCTGCCACCCACGGAGAAGAAAAAAGAAGATCAAAAGCAAAAGCAGCCTGGCTGGCCGCTTTTTGTAGAGCCGAGCCCACGCTCGGCTGCTTTCAGGCCAGTCCGCGAAGCCGACCGCAGGCTCGGCTCTATACAAGCAAGCGCAGCGCGCGACCCGCTTCTGCTGTTCTTTTTCTTCTCCGTGGGTGGTGCAGGCCATCGCCATCTGTCAGAGGACGGTCGGGTTGGGTTCGCGGGGGTGTCCGCGGCATGGATGCCGCGGCCAAGCCCCCATGGACGGGTTCACGGCGTCCCCCGCGAGCCCAACCCGACCGTCCAGCGCGACGGTTTTGCATTTGGCGACCAAACATCGCCAGCCACGAGGGGCTGCGCCGTTGGCTGGAAACTACGGCCACCAGCCACGCCCGAACCGGGCGAAATGATCGGCCGCACGCTCGAACGGGTTACGCGCACTCACCCCGCCGCACAGCAGGTACACCGGCAGGTACAGCGGCCCCAGCACCATGTACTGGTAGACGTGCGCGCGTTCGTGGTCATCCAGCCGGATCAGCGGCTCCACTCCCCACCCCGCCTGGTGCGCATAGGTGCGGCAGGAAATACCCAGGTCATGGCCGGTATGCAGGATCACGTTGCCCAGGGTGATCGCCCCGCCTGGTCCCCACGGCCAGCGATCGAACACCAGCGCACAGTCACGGCTGCTCCAACGCAGCGTCGCCCCGCCAAGCATGCCGGCCAGGCCGCCGATCACGCCGAGCAGGGAATTGGGGGACGTCCACACCGCGCCCAGCACCTGCAGCGCGCGCAGCCAGATCGGCCAGGGCGTCACGGGAGTCTTCAATCGGCCTCGTTGGGAATCAGCAGCCACAGGATCAGGTAGACCAGGATGCCGGGGAAGGCCGCCGAGCCGATCGAGACCAGCACGAACACGATCCGCACCAGCGTGGGGTTCCAGCCGAAGCGGTGGGCGATGCCGCCCATCACGCCGGCAATCATGCGGTCGTTCAATGAACGCGACAGCGTGCGCGGCGTGGTGTTCATGGCGGTTCTCCTGGGCTACGGGAAAAGCAGTCGTGCGTGGCTCGACTTTACACCGCCCCTATGTCTACGGCGTGCGGTGGCGCAGGGCCTGCAGGCGTGCGCCGAACCAGGCTGCCGCGGTCTGTTCAGGCTGCCCCGGACACTGGATACGGTAGGGCTTGCCGCTCATGCTGCTCTGGCTGGCGGCGCGCTCGATGAACTGCTCGGCGCTGTCCACCATGTTCTTTTTCAGCAGGTAATCGTACTTGCGCTGCAGGTGCGACCGCGCATCGCTGCCGTCGTGCCAACTGCCATTGCGCTGGAAACGGCATTGGGAGCCGTCCAGGCTGGAAATCAGCTGCGCGATCTCCCGTTGCGCCTGCGGGCTGGGGGCAGCGTGGGCAACAGGTGCAGCCAGCAGCAGCGTAGCAAGCAGCATCGAAATCCTTTGCGACATCATCACCCTCCATGCAGTCGAGCATGGCTCGACTCTACAAAAAAAAAAGAAACCGGCTTTACGCGTCGCGCGCTTTCAACCAGCCATCGATCGTCGCCGGCACTTCGCGTTGTGCACGCCCGGAAACATAGATACCGATGTGCCCGCCGCGGAAACTGGACTCGGTGTAATCCTCGGTGCCCAGTCGGCCACGCATCGCGCGCGAGGCGTCCGGCGGCACCAGATGGTCCTGCTCGGCGTAGATGTTCAGTACCGGCAGGGTCACCTTCGACAGATCCACCGCCTCTTCGCCGATCCGCACCGTGCCGTACATCAGCCCGTTGCCCTGGTAGAACTGCTTGATGAAGTCGCGGAACGCCTCGCCCGCCAGGTCCGGTGAATCGAAGATCCACTTCTCCATGCGCAGGAAATCCTCCAGCGCCGCCTTGTCATCAAGGATGTCGAGCAGGCCGACGTACTTCTGCACGTTCAGACGGAACGGCTTGAGCATCAGGTAACTGGCATTCATCAGCTCGGCCGGGATGTTGCCCAGCGTGTCGACCAGCAGGTCCACATCCACCTGCCGCGCCCAGTGCGAGAGCATGTTGTCGGCGGTGTGGAAATCGACCGGGGTGACCATGGTGATCAGCTTGCCCAGCTTCTGCCGGCGCAGCGCGGCGTAGCAGAGTGCGAACACGCCTCCCTGGCAGATGCCCAGCATGTCCACCGGACCACCGCTGCGCGCGCGCAGCGCATCCACCGCGCCATCGATGTAGCGCAGCAGGTAGTCCTCCAGGGTCTGGAAGCGTTCGGAACGGTCCGGGTAGCCCCAGTCCAGGACGTACACGTCCTGGCCCAGCGCCAGCAGCTTCTGCACCAGCGAACGGTCGGCCTGCAGGTCAACCATGTACGGCCGATTGACCAACGCGTAGACGATCAGCAGCGGCGTGCGCCGGGTCGGCGCCTGTTCACCGACGAAGCGGTACAGCACCACCTTGCCATCGCGCCAGACCTCCTCGCGGGCGGTCACGCCGTAATCAACATCTTCGACCTGCGGCAGCAGCTTCAGCCCTTCCATCAGCTTGCGCTGCATGGCCAGGGTTTCCTGCATCAGGTCATCGGCGTTGAAGCCCAGCGGTCCCTTCATCGGTCACGCGCCCGAGTGGAGGTACGAGGTGCGGCCCTCTTCGCGGACGACTTTTTCGCAGACGCCTTCTTTGCGGGCGCCGCCTTCTTCGCGGCCTTGCGCGCGGCCGGCTTCACCTTCGCCGGCGCCGGTTGCGCCACCGGATCCACCTCGGCGGTACCGGCCAGCACCGCCACCTGTGCCTGCAGGCGGCGCAGGCTGCGCTCCAGCTCGGCGATGCGGCGGTGTGCGGCGTCCATCTCGCTCCGGGTCGGCAGGCCGATACGTTCACTCATCTGTTCCACCTCGCGCTGCAGGCCGGCGCGCAGGCGCATCTGTGCGTTGCCCAGCGAGGCGTACACCTGCTGGAACGGTTCGGACATGGCGACCTTGGCGTAGGCCTCCTCGGCCACTTCGATCCACAGGTCGAACATCGCGCGGGCGCTGGTCAGCTGGCTGCCCGGCTGCTCGTGCTCGGCCAGGCGCTGCTCGAACAGCGCAAAGGCCTCGTCCAGTGCCTGCTTGATCTGATCGACGTAGGCGCGTGAATGCTGCTGGTATTCCTCCTGCGCACGCAGCAGGGACTGCCAGCGCGCCTGGTGCTCGCGGCCGGGGCCGAACGCCGGGCTCTGCAGCCACGGGCCGGCCTGCAACTGGAACTGCTGCAGCCACGCCGCAAATTCGGGCACCGCGGCACCTGCGTGGGTACTGCCCCGGGCGCCCTGCAGCATCCACTGCAGCATGCCATCGCCCTGCCCCTGCACCGCCTCGCGCCAGGCCTGGGCCACGTCGGCGCTGCTGGCATCGCGGCCGGCGAAGCGCGCAGCCACTTCCTGCATGGTGCCGTACCAGCTGCCGGCCTGTTCGCGGAACCGGCGCACGGCATCTTCCGGCGCGCCCTGTCCCTGCTCTGGCAACAGCTGGCCCCACCAGTCGAACAGGCGCCGCCAGCTGCCGGGGTCGTCACCGGCCGGTGCACCCGGGGTGGACGCATGACGCAGGGCATCGCCCCAGGCGCCGAAGTACTGCCGGGCCAGGGTCTCGAAATCGCTGCTGCCGGGGTCGTGGGCCGAGCTGGTCATCGCAGGCCTCCGCAGGGCTGGCTCATGGCTTGGGGATGCGCAGGGTCTTGCTGATCATCAGCGACCCGGACAGGGCGAACAGCAGCACCATCGGGTGCAGCTGCCACGGCCCGATCTGCCACTGGCCGAACCAGATGTCCTGGCCGATGGCGCCGGTGCCGGCGGCGATGGCCAGCACGATCACCAGCAGCAGGCTGGTCGGGATCGGCGTGCCCTCGAAATACTTGACCTTGCCCTCGTCGCCGGCCAGTGCCTCGGCGGTGACGTTGTAGCGGGCCAGGCGGCTGACACCACAGCAGACGAAGTAGCTCAGCACCAGCCAGTCCCAGCCGCCCTGCATGCCGCAGGCATAGGCCAGCGCCGCCGGCGCCACACCGAAGGAGATCACATCGGACAGCGAGTCCAGCTCACGGCCCAGGGTGGAGCTGGACTTGCGCCAGCGCGCGATGTGCCCGTCGAGGGCATCGAAGATGAAGGCCAGCGGGATCAGCGCCATGCCGAACAGCAGATAGCCGCGCTCGCCGTCCTGCAGGAAGCGCATCGCAGCGAAGACGGCACCGGTGCCGCAGAAAGCATTGGCCAGGGTGAACCAGTCGGCCAGCTGGAATTCGCGCAGCATCGAGAAGTGACGTTTCATGGAGTCTCACGGAGCATCAAGGCCCACAGGTTACCGCGAGCACCGCTGCTGGCGACAGCGGCGGCAGGGACCATCCTTCACCGCTCCCTCACCTGCCCTCACCGGCGGTGAATTTTTCGCCACCCATCTTGACAGCCTAGGGGGGTGGCGCCTGTCGGCGCTTATCCACAAAGTTGCCCACGCGTAATCCACACCCCCTGTGGACAACCAGATCTCACCGACTGCGACGCTGGACATTTCCTCATCACCCCGAAGCGGGGTTTCCCTACTTCCCAAGCCGCAGGGTCGGCGCTATGGTCACCGGCGGACCCGCCGCCGCCACGTCCGAAACTCTGCAACGGACGATGATGATGCTGGATGCTCCTACCCTGGCCGCACAGCTGCGGCAGCCCCATGGCGAGGCTGCGCTGGAGGTGGCCGACGCGATGAACCGCAGCAACGGCGCACTCAACCAGGCCGCGATCGGGCTGCTGGCCGCCTCCGCTGGTGAACGGATCCTGGAGATCGGCCCGGGCAACGCCGCATTCGCGCCGCAGCTGCTGCAGGCCTCCGGCAGCCACTATCTGGGCATCGAGCTGTCCACGGCCATGGTCGAGGCCGGCAACCAGCGGCTGGCCAGTGCCGGACTGGCTGAGCGTGCCGCGATGCGCCATGGCGACGCCCATGCCCTGCCGGTCGCCGACGCCTCGATGGACGCCGCGCTGGCGGTCAATACCCTGTACTTCTGGCCGCACCTGGCGCCGGTGCTCGACGAGTTGGCGCGGGTGCTGCGCCGGGGTGGCCGGCTGTGCCTGGCCTTCGGTGACGCGGCCTTCATGCGTAGCCTGCCATTTGCCAGCGACTTCCAGCTGCATGAGCTGGACGCGGTGGAACTGGCCCTGCGCGTTTCCGGCTTCAGCGTTTCGGCCTGGCGCAGCCACCGGGAATCCGCGACCGGCAATGACGGGCAGGTTCGCGAGAAGCACTTCCACCTGCTGCTGGCGCAACGGCGGTAATGCACGCCGGGCATGGCCCGGCGCTGCCGGCTCCGAACGCTTCGGGTAGCGCCGGGCCATGCCCGGCGAGCCGCCTCACAGCCGGCTGTACGCCCAGCTCACCATGCGGCCGTCCTTGTACGGCATCACGCCGTGGAACGGGCGCGGGTCGGCGTCGAACACCAGCGGCAGGAAGTTGCGGTCACCCTCCCACATCGGCAGCTGGTCGAGCTTGTCCACATCCACCCATTCCAGGGTGCCCTCGTGGTTGCCGCCGTGCGGGGTGCCTTCGAAGCTGTCGATGACGAACACGAAGCCCAGCCAGTCCTCGCCATGCTTGCCAAAACCCGGCCAGCTGATGGTGCCGCGCAGGCGCATGTCCATGCAGTCGATCCCGGCTTCCTCGGCGATCTCGCGGCGCATGCCAGCGGCCACGTCTTCGGTCGGTTCGATCTTGCCACCCAGGCCGTTGTACTTGCCCAGGTGGTGGTCACCGGGACGGGTGTTGCGATGGATCATCAGCACCTGGCGACGATCCGGCGACAGCACGTAGCCCAGGGTGGCGACGATCGGGGTATACGGCATGGCAGCATCCAGCGGCAGGTCAGCCGTGGATTATGGCCGATCAGCGCACCAGCGACAGGCGGCGCTCGGCGGGCGTGCTGGCGCCGTCGGGATCGCGGCGCAGGGTGGCGACGCCGTGGCCTCGTTCGGCCAGGTATTCCAGCCACTTGCCGAGGAAGGTGTTCATCCGCATGCGGTGGCTGATCAGCTCTGCCGGCGGCGGGTACAGGCCCATCGTGTCCTGCCAGCGGCGGCCGACATAGCAGTGGGTGGTCTCGGCCTGGCGCGCATCACGGTACAGGCGTACATAGGCCGAGGGATCCGGCTCGCCGGTGACCGGATCGGCCAGGTCGTAGGTCAGGCGCAGCTCCACCGTGTAGCGGTGGCACTCGATCACGTCCAGGCGAACATCCAGGCCGTCGCCGATCGAGGAAATGTAGCTGCCCGCCACCAGCCCGGCCGGTTCGAACAGGCGCACCAGGTGCCGGTAGTTTTCCGCGTACAGGCCCATGAGCCAGCTGAGCCGGCTCAGGCGGGGAATGCGTTCGGTGCGGGGCAAGGCTCGGGCCATGGGTCGATCCTACACGTTGGTGCTTCAACGTGGGGGCGGGATCGCCCCGACCAAAGGGGCTCGGTATCGACCAACGGTCGATACCCACCGCGGAGGAGGGGCGATGCCCGCCACGGAGGTAGGCCCCGACCACGCAGGTAGGCCACGACCGTTGGTCGTGGCGCGCGGATCAATACAGCTCGCGCTGCAACCCCAGCGTGGCCAGCACCTTGCTGGAGATCTCCTCGATCGAGGTATGGGTGGTGCTCAGGGTCGGGATGCGCTCCATCTGGAACATCACCTCGGCCGCGGCCACCTCGCGCTTGCAGGTATCCAGGTTGGCATAGCGCGAATTCGGGCGGCGCTCCTGGCGGATCTGCTGCAGGCGGTCCGGGTCGATGGTCAGGCCGAACAGCTTGCGCCGGTAGTTGCGCAGGCGCGGCGGCAGGCGGTCGCTTTCCAGATCCTCGTCGGTCAGCGGGTAATTGGCCGCACGCACCCCGTAATGCAGGGCCAGGTAGATGCAGGTGGGCGTCTTGCCGGCCCGCGACACCGCCACCAGGATCACGTCGGCGTCGTCGTAATTCACCGCGATGCCGTCGTCATGGGTCAGCGCGAAGTTCATCGCGTTGATGCGGCGGTGGTAGGTGTCGAAGTCGACCATGCCATGGGCCTGCCCCACCCGGTTCACCCGCGAGCTGGACAGTTCACGCTCCAGCGGCTCGATGAACGGCGCGAACACATCGAGCATCAGGGCCCCGCTCTCGGCCAGGATCAGGCTCAGGCTCTGGTCCACGCAGGAATTCACCACGATCGGCCTGACCTGGTAACGCTCCCCCGCCGCCTGGA contains:
- a CDS encoding CDP-alcohol phosphatidyltransferase family protein yields the protein MKRHFSMLREFQLADWFTLANAFCGTGAVFAAMRFLQDGERGYLLFGMALIPLAFIFDALDGHIARWRKSSSTLGRELDSLSDVISFGVAPAALAYACGMQGGWDWLVLSYFVCCGVSRLARYNVTAEALAGDEGKVKYFEGTPIPTSLLLVIVLAIAAGTGAIGQDIWFGQWQIGPWQLHPMVLLFALSGSLMISKTLRIPKP
- the phaE gene encoding class III poly(R)-hydroxyalkanoic acid synthase subunit PhaE, which codes for MTSSAHDPGSSDFETLARQYFGAWGDALRHASTPGAPAGDDPGSWRRLFDWWGQLLPEQGQGAPEDAVRRFREQAGSWYGTMQEVAARFAGRDASSADVAQAWREAVQGQGDGMLQWMLQGARGSTHAGAAVPEFAAWLQQFQLQAGPWLQSPAFGPGREHQARWQSLLRAQEEYQQHSRAYVDQIKQALDEAFALFEQRLAEHEQPGSQLTSARAMFDLWIEVAEEAYAKVAMSEPFQQVYASLGNAQMRLRAGLQREVEQMSERIGLPTRSEMDAAHRRIAELERSLRRLQAQVAVLAGTAEVDPVAQPAPAKVKPAARKAAKKAAPAKKASAKKSSAKRAAPRTSTRARDR
- a CDS encoding Tex family protein, which translates into the protein MHDAKNAQSALAQQIAQTIADEIGAQSTQVRAAVGLLDEGASVPFIARYRKEVTGGLDDTQLRNLETRLTYLRELEDRRAAVLSSIGEQGKLSDELRNDILAADTKSRLEDLYLPYKPKRRTRAQIAREAGLEPLADGLLNDPTRDPQVFAAGFVDTDKGVADTKAALEGARAILMERWGEDAALVGELRTWLGETGVIRARVAEGKETEGAKYRDYFEHAEALAKIPSHRLLALFRARREEILFLELDPGSDAEAGHQYAEGRVARKAGIADQGRAGDRWLLDACRLTWRAKLHTHLLLDLFNQAREKAEAEAIAVFGDNLKDLLLAAPAGPKTVLGLDPGIRTGCKIAVVDATGKLVATETIYPHEPRRQWEQSLQTIKQLCAKHNVELIAIGNGTASRETDKLAGEAIKAAANPKLQKVVVSEAGASVYSASEFAAKEFPGLDVSLRGAVSIARRLQDPLAELVKIEPKAIGVGQYQHDVDQYRLARALDARVEDCVNAVGVYVNTASAALLSRVSGLSATVAENIVRHRDDNGPFKRRKDLLKVSRLGEKTFEQCAGFLRIADGDEPLDASAVHPEAYPVVERIVASTARPIKALIGDGSFLRGLKAEQFTDATFGVPTVRDILKEMEKPGRDPRPEFKAARFAEGVEDIKDLREGMVLEGVVSNVAAFGAFVDIGVHQDGLIHISALSDTFVKDPRDVVKAGDIVKVKVLEVDVARKRIALTRRLDDTPGQATSRPGQRDERSQGQGPRRDAGGQNRGPNRSPGNGGRGGQSAAPANNALAEAFARAKRS
- a CDS encoding class I SAM-dependent methyltransferase; translation: MMMLDAPTLAAQLRQPHGEAALEVADAMNRSNGALNQAAIGLLAASAGERILEIGPGNAAFAPQLLQASGSHYLGIELSTAMVEAGNQRLASAGLAERAAMRHGDAHALPVADASMDAALAVNTLYFWPHLAPVLDELARVLRRGGRLCLAFGDAAFMRSLPFASDFQLHELDAVELALRVSGFSVSAWRSHRESATGNDGQVREKHFHLLLAQRR
- a CDS encoding PspC domain-containing protein — its product is MNTTPRTLSRSLNDRMIAGVMGGIAHRFGWNPTLVRIVFVLVSIGSAAFPGILVYLILWLLIPNEAD
- a CDS encoding NUDIX hydrolase, whose amino-acid sequence is MPYTPIVATLGYVLSPDRRQVLMIHRNTRPGDHHLGKYNGLGGKIEPTEDVAAGMRREIAEEAGIDCMDMRLRGTISWPGFGKHGEDWLGFVFVIDSFEGTPHGGNHEGTLEWVDVDKLDQLPMWEGDRNFLPLVFDADPRPFHGVMPYKDGRMVSWAYSRL
- a CDS encoding YfeK family protein, which produces MSQRISMLLATLLLAAPVAHAAPSPQAQREIAQLISSLDGSQCRFQRNGSWHDGSDARSHLQRKYDYLLKKNMVDSAEQFIERAASQSSMSGKPYRIQCPGQPEQTAAAWFGARLQALRHRTP
- the ppsR gene encoding posphoenolpyruvate synthetase regulatory kinase/phosphorylase PpsR; translation: MSTIRPVFYVSDGTGITAETIGHSLLTQFSGFSFITDRMSFVDDPEKAREACSRIQAAGERYQVRPIVVNSCVDQSLSLILAESGALMLDVFAPFIEPLERELSSSRVNRVGQAHGMVDFDTYHRRINAMNFALTHDDGIAVNYDDADVILVAVSRAGKTPTCIYLALHYGVRAANYPLTDEDLESDRLPPRLRNYRRKLFGLTIDPDRLQQIRQERRPNSRYANLDTCKREVAAAEVMFQMERIPTLSTTHTSIEEISSKVLATLGLQRELY
- the phaC gene encoding class III poly(R)-hydroxyalkanoic acid synthase subunit PhaC, which translates into the protein MKGPLGFNADDLMQETLAMQRKLMEGLKLLPQVEDVDYGVTAREEVWRDGKVVLYRFVGEQAPTRRTPLLIVYALVNRPYMVDLQADRSLVQKLLALGQDVYVLDWGYPDRSERFQTLEDYLLRYIDGAVDALRARSGGPVDMLGICQGGVFALCYAALRRQKLGKLITMVTPVDFHTADNMLSHWARQVDVDLLVDTLGNIPAELMNASYLMLKPFRLNVQKYVGLLDILDDKAALEDFLRMEKWIFDSPDLAGEAFRDFIKQFYQGNGLMYGTVRIGEEAVDLSKVTLPVLNIYAEQDHLVPPDASRAMRGRLGTEDYTESSFRGGHIGIYVSGRAQREVPATIDGWLKARDA
- a CDS encoding DUF1249 domain-containing protein; protein product: MARALPRTERIPRLSRLSWLMGLYAENYRHLVRLFEPAGLVAGSYISSIGDGLDVRLDVIECHRYTVELRLTYDLADPVTGEPDPSAYVRLYRDARQAETTHCYVGRRWQDTMGLYPPPAELISHRMRMNTFLGKWLEYLAERGHGVATLRRDPDGASTPAERRLSLVR